A genomic stretch from Silurus meridionalis isolate SWU-2019-XX chromosome 1, ASM1480568v1, whole genome shotgun sequence includes:
- the anapc11 gene encoding anaphase-promoting complex subunit 11 isoform X2 → MKVKIKQWHGVASWLWVANDESCGICRAPFNGCCPDCKVPGDDCPLVWGQCSHCFHMHCILKWLNSQQVQQQCPMCRQEWKFKE, encoded by the exons ATGAAGGTGAAGATAAAGCAGTGGCATGGTGTGGCTTCATGGCTCTGGGTGGCCAATGATGAAAGCTGTGGCATCTGCAGAGCTCCGTTTAACGGCTGCTGCCCAGACT gtAAAGTCCCAGGAGATGATTGCCCTCTGGTGTGGGGTCAGTGCTCACACTGCTTCCACATGCACTGCATCCTGAAGTGGCTGAACTCGCAGCAGGTGCAGCAGCAGTGCCCCATGTGCCGGCAGGAGTGGAAATTTAAAGAGTGA
- the anapc11 gene encoding anaphase-promoting complex subunit 11 isoform X1 — MKVKIKQWHGVASWLWVANDESCGICRAPFNGCCPDCKVPGDDCPLVWGQCSHCFHMHCILKWLNSQQVQQQCPMCRQEWKFKEGETA; from the exons ATGAAGGTGAAGATAAAGCAGTGGCATGGTGTGGCTTCATGGCTCTGGGTGGCCAATGATGAAAGCTGTGGCATCTGCAGAGCTCCGTTTAACGGCTGCTGCCCAGACT gtAAAGTCCCAGGAGATGATTGCCCTCTGGTGTGGGGTCAGTGCTCACACTGCTTCCACATGCACTGCATCCTGAAGTGGCTGAACTCGCAGCAGGTGCAGCAGCAGTGCCCCATGTGCCGGCAGGAGTGGAAATTTAAAGA GGGAGAAACAGCATGA
- the LOC124385964 gene encoding mapk-regulated corepressor-interacting protein 1-like gives MVQNYKQASGVCSPSNTDEFLTPAHEENVRFIQYTWQCVMREMQSFQGTENSNKGPQKYVERTPNPSLSSFTPVDLNSVRRRNAQDSKKS, from the exons ATGGTGCAGAATTACAAGCAGGCATCAGGAGTGTGTTCTCCATCCAACACTGATGAGTTCCTCACACCAGCACATGAGGAGAACGTCCGCTTCATTCAATACA ccTGGCAGTGTGTGATGAGGGAGATGCAGTCCTTCCAGGGAACTGAAAACAGCAACAAGGGACCTCAGAAGTATGTGGAAAGAACACCTAACCCCAGTCTGAGCT CTTTTACGCCGGTGGATTTGAACAGCGTACGCCGGAGGAACGCGCAAGACTCCAAAAAGTCTTAA
- the ppp1r27b gene encoding protein phosphatase 1 regulatory subunit 27b: protein MKYYQCPVAQSVTYEGCNTKAEGLVTCLPTRKSSKSVRNVHFPNDVVFQDYVRHGELERIGRFIRAKRVTLDTMYPTGMAAIHEAVLSGNLECVQLLVKYGADIMQRDEEGWTPLHMACSDGFPLIAKYLLSLGADPEAENESGEKPADLIDTDCKELVEMFAIGAD from the exons ATGAAGTACTACCAGTGCCCAGTGGCCCAGAGTGTGACCTATGAAGGCTGCAACACCAAAGCCGAGGGTCTGGTCACCTGCCTTCCTACCCGCAAGTCTTCAAAATCGGTTCGCAATGTCCACTTCCCCAATGATGTGGTCTTCCAGGATTATGTACGCCACGGAGAGCTCGAGAGGATCGGGCGCTTTATCCGGGCCAAGAGGGTGACCCTGGACACCATGTATCCTACAG GCATGGCAGCCATCCATGAGGCCGTGCTCTCAGGAAACCTGGAGTGCGTGCAGCTGCTGGTAAAATACGGCGCCGACATCATGCAGAGAGACGAGGAGGGCTGGACACCGCTCCACATGGCCTGCAGCGACGGATTCCCACTCATTGCCAA GTACCTGCTATCTCTTGGGGCCGACCCCGAGGCCGAGAACGAAAGCGGAGAAAAACCTGCTGACCTCATCGACACAGACTGCAAAGAGCTGGTGGAGATGTTCGCCATCGGAGCAGACTGA
- the p4hb gene encoding protein disulfide-isomerase: protein MMMMIKKSVVVRCALALALVVTAAAHITEEEDVLVLTKSNFDEALQAHPNILVEFYAPWCGHCKALVPEYAKAAGLLKGEGSNIRLAKVDATEETELAQEFGVRGYPTIKFFKGGDKTTPKEYTAGRQADDIVNWLKKKTGPAATTLTEVTQAESLIADNEVAVVGFFKDVESEGAKTFIKAAEAIDDIPFGITSDDAVFSKFEVTKDGVVLFKKFDEGRNTFDGELTKENLLSFIRANQLPLVIEFTEQTAPKIFGGDIKSHILLFVPKANKDFQEKLDQFKKAAEGFKGKILFIFIDSEVEDNQRILEFFGLKKDECPALRLITLEDEMTKYKPASSEITTENIVTFCTAFVEGKLRPHLMSQDIPEDWDKNPVKVLVGKNFEEVVFDASKNVFVEFYAPWCGHCKQLAPIWDQLGEKFKDHTDIVVAKMDSTANEIEAVKVHSFPTLKFFPAGEDHKIIDYSGERTLEGFSKFLESGGKEGGAPAEEDDDDEVDDLDLEDTEDGDSDTEEHDEL, encoded by the exons atgatgatgatgattaagaAGTCGGTGGTGGTCCGGTGCGCACTTGCGCTCGCTCTCGTGGTCACGGCCGCGGCTCACATCACGGAGGAGGAGGACGTGCTCGTGCTCACCAAGAGCAACTTCGACGAGGCGCTGCAAGCTCACCCCAACATCCTGGTCGAGTTCT ATGCACCATGGTGCGGTCACTGCAAGGCTCTCGTTCCCGAATATGCCAAAGCAGCAGGACTCCTGAAAGGCGAGGGTTCGAACATCCGCCTGGCCAAAGTGGACGCTACAGAGGAGACGGAGCTGGCGCAGGAGTTCGGGGTGCGCGGTTACCCCACCATCAAATTCTTCAAGGGTGGAGACAAGACCACGCCCAAAGAGTACACAG ctgggCGTCAGGCTGATGACATCGTGAACTGGTTGAAGAAGAAGACTGGACCGGCCGCCACCACCCTCACTGAGGTCACGCAGGCAGAGTCTCTCATCGCCGACAACGAGGTCGCGGTTGTCGGTTTCTTTAAG gaTGTGGAGTCTGAAGGTGCCAAGACCTTCATCAAAGCAGCAGAGGCCATTGATGACATTCCTTTCGGCATCACCTCCGATGACGCCGTGTTCTCCAAATTTGAGGTCACAAAGGACGGCGTGGTGCTCTTCAAGAAG TTTGACGAAGGCCGTAACACCTTCGATGGCGAGCTCACCAAAGAGAACCTCCTGAGCTTCATCAGGGCCAATCAGCTCCCACTGGTCATAGAGTTCACCGAGCAG ACGGCCCCCAAAATATTCGGAGGAGACATCAAGTCCCACATCCTGCTGTTCGTGCCTAAAGCCAACAAAGACTTCCAGGAGAAGCTGGACCAGTTTAAAAAAGCAGCCGAGGGCTTCAAGGGCAAG ATCCTGTTCATCTTCATCGACAGCGAGGTGGAGGATAACCAGCGAATCCTGGAATTCTTCGGCCTGAAGAAGGACGAGTGTCCCGCCCTGCGCCTCATCACCCTGGAGGACGAGATGACCAAATACAAACCCGCATCTTCAGAGATCACCACAGAGAACATCGTCACCTTCTGCACAGCGTTCGTCGAGGGCAAACTCAGG cCTCACCTTATGAGCCAGGACATTCCTGAAGACTGGGACAAGAACCCGGTCAAAGTCCTGGTGGGCAAGAACTTCGAAGAAGTTGTTTTTGATGCCTCCAAGAACGTCTTTGTGGAATTCT ATGCTCCTTGGTGCGGTCACTGCAAACAGCTCGCTCCGATCTGGGATCAGCTGGGAGAGAAATTCAAGGACCACACAGACATCGTGGTGGCCAAGATGGACTCCACAGCCAATGAGATCGAGGCCGTTAAAGTCCACAGCTTCCCCACACTCAAGTTCTTCCCAGCAGGAGAAGATCACAAG ATCATCGACTACAGCGGAGAGAGAACGTTGGAGGGCTTTTCAAAGTTCCTGGAGAGTGGAGGAAAGGAAGGTGGAGCACCAGcagaagaggatgatgatgatgaggtcgAT GATCTGGACCTTGAGGACACAGAGGATGGCGATTCAGACACAGAAGAACACGATGAGTTATAA